One Onychostoma macrolepis isolate SWU-2019 chromosome 10, ASM1243209v1, whole genome shotgun sequence genomic region harbors:
- the nsd3 gene encoding histone-lysine N-methyltransferase NSD3 isoform X3, with amino-acid sequence MDFSFSFMQGIMGNTIQQPPQLIDSANIRQEDVYEAISDPGDDGGQQNFESPLESGFPYPAEDLPVITNGYPTGVGTYEQQAKFALYSQFPNGSANGYGAIRNYGDHGLLLSEGTVLRPPVVQEKPPSHISPPPHPHHHHQPHHPPHHHHHHHHQQQQQQHQHHPQNPPLLPHHHHPPPASHLMPQVLPPPPPLLLPSSPPLLSPQESTISNPIVQSTNTPKKTSSPEIKIKIIKTYQNGRELFESSLCGDLLQEFQAGEASRRRHEQKKEKRKKRSSRHGAGQEEESQQPCKVEERLGMVQNSSQPNEGHVAFREEQPSSTLKSPKAELKVEKHFPSVITSTGSCQEYEIGDLVWAKVGTYPWWPCMVSSDPQSNVHIRLNKRGVKEYHVQFFGSVPERAWIHEKRTVVYKGESQFEELQAETLRKATNPTEKQKLLKPQSQKERAQWEVGVGHAEAALQMTREERNETYTFIYIDKEPGAAAAAVAPAADTVTSPRATSKNRPERKQRRSKGSAGAKEEHIPRRQQPRRQCSINSSGETSSPNQGEDDMDQEQPHSPAKPDPHPREPSPPPVRTPWKTAAARKLLPLSITMKKLNVEIIKCDWQLPKQKLDLPMKMDSEERPSDQVQSPEGSSDKAEAETCSSEEERAASPLTWSDQESAEQSTERKQQRRSVRSRSESEKSVEPVPKKKVKKEQAEAAPQMDFKTGSQKGASEISDSCKPLKKRSRASTDVEMASSLYRDTSDSDSRGLNDPQTGFGKRSDSPATVDADGSDEQSVDSSLSRQGGSSSKKDTVCHVCETFGDSLVSCEGDCNRLFHPECIGSNSGTDGEQLCQECKTGSHPCFSCKVEEGDMKRCSVNACGRYYHETCARKYTGTTTDTRGLRCPQHSCATCCLDRDLHKAGKGRMVRCIRCPVAYHTVDGCMAAGSVLITPHIIICSNHSSSRKNGHTSSPVNVGWCFICARGGRLLCCEACPASFHPECLNMEMPEGTWLCGECRAGKKPHYKQIVWAKLGNYRWWPAEICNPRLVPSNIQTLKHDIGDFPVFFFGSHDYYWINQGRVFPYVESDKNFVEGQLSNKSSFKKGLEEAAKRFHELKAQRETKEALEQERNSRKPPPYKLIKSNKPVGKVQVHVADLLEIPRCNCKPTDERPCSQDSQCLNRMLQYECHPQVCPAGDRCHNQCFSKRLYPDTEVIKTTGRGWGLKTKQDLKKGDFVMEYVGELIDSEECKQRIRHANENHVTNFYMLTLTKDRVIDAGPKGNLSRFMNHSCSPNCETQKWTINGDVRIGLFTLCDITADTELTFNYNLDCLGNGRTSCHCGSENCSGFLGVKPKSAVVMEREEKVRNAKLKPKKRKLKMESKQTHEYYCYCCGEGGELVMCDKKDCPKAYHLLCLNLTKPPYGRWECPWHQCSMCQRAAFSSCHFCPASFCREHERGQLVVSALDNRPCCSNHDPQRPLGPQVSPSQVAVKKELLEEGDGNEEEEEEEDDDDDEEGEGE; translated from the exons ATGGATTTCTCCTTCTCTTTCATGCAAGGGATCATGGGAAACACAATTCAGCAACCCCCTCAGCTTATTGACTCCGCTAACATCAGACAGGAGGATGTCTATGAAGCCATCAGTGACCCAGGAGATGATGGAGGACAGCAAAACTTTGAGTCTCCTTTGGAGTCAGGATTTCCTTACCCTGCTGAAGACCTCCCAGTCATTACAAACGGCTACCCGACAGGCGTAGGTACCTATGAGCAACAGGCCAAGTTTGCCTTGTACTCTCAGTTCCCTAACGGCTCAGCTAATGGCTACGGTGCCATACGAAACTATGGGGATCATGGTTTACTGCTTAGTGAAGGCACTGTATTGAGACCACCAGTGGTCCAGGAGAAGCCTCCAAGCCACATCTCACCTCCACCTCATCCCCATCATCACCACCAGCCTCATCATCCTCCTCACCAtcatcaccaccaccaccatcagcagcagcagcagcaacaccAACACCATCCACAAAACCCACCACTGTTACCTCACCACCATCATCCACCTCCTGCTTCTCATCTAATGCCTCAAGTCTTGCCACCCCCTCCTCCATTGCTTTTGCCCTCTTCACCGCCCCTCCTTTCACCTCAAGAAAGCACCATCTCCAACCCCATTGTGCAATCCACCAACACTCCCAAAAAGACCAGCTCCCCAGAGATCAAAATAAAGATCATTAAGACCTACCAGAACGGCAGGGAGCTGTTCGAGTCCTCACTGTGCGGGGATCTGCTTCAAGAGTTTCAGGCCGGCGAGGCTTCCAGAAGAAGACATGAGCAGAAGAaggaaaagaggaaaaagaGAAGCAGCAGACATGGTGCTGGTCAAGAAGAGGAGAGCCAGCAGCCATGCAAAGTGGAGGAGCGTTTAGGGATGGTTCAAAACTCCTCACAGCCCAACGAAGGTCATGTCGCATTCAGAGAAGAGCAACCTTCTTCGACCCTCAAAAGCCCCAAAGCGGAACTGAAA GTTGAAAAGCACTTTCCTTCGGTCATCACTAGCACCGGCTCTTGTCAAGAGTATGAGATTGGTGACTTGGTGTGGGCTAAGGTTGGGACGTATCCTTGGTGGCCGTGCATGGTGTCATCAGACCCTCAGTCAAATGTTCATATACGACTTAATAAAAGAG GTGTTAAGGAATACCACGTGCAGTTCTTCGGGAGTGTCCCTGAGAGGGCTTGGATCCATGAGAAGAGAACTGTGGTGTACAAGGGTGAGAGCCAGTTCGAGGAGTTGCAAGCAGAAACACTCCGGAAAGCAACCAACCCAACTGAGAAACAAAAG TTGCTGAAGCCTCAGTCCCAGAAGGAGCGTGCCCAATGGGAAGTGGGTGTGGGTCACGCAGAAGCCGCTCTGCAGATGACACGAGAAGAACGCAACGAGACCTACACCTTCATCTACATTGACAAGGAACCcggtgctgctgctgctgctgttgctcCTGCTGCCGACACTGTGACCTCACCTAGGGCGACTAGTAAAAACCGCCCCGAACGCAAGCAGAGACGCTCTAAAGGCAGTGCTGGAGCGAAAGAAGAGCACATACCTCGTCGGCAGCAGCCACGGAGGCAGTGCAGCATCAATAGTAGTGGAGAAACATCATCTCCCAATCAGGGAGAGGATGATATGGACCAAGAGCAACCCCACAGCCCCGCAAAACCTGACCCCCACCCCAGGGAACCCTCCCCACCTCCAGTCAGGACACCCTGGAAGACCGCTGCAGCTCGCAAGCTCCTCCCACTCTCCATTACTATGAAGAAACTAAACGTGGAGATCATCAAATGCGACTGGCAGCTCCCAAAGCAAAAGTTGGACTTACCTATGAAGATGGACAGTGAGGAGAGACCCAGCGATCAGGTTCAGTCACCTGAG GGCTCCAGTGATAAGGCAGAGGCAGAGACGTGTTCCAGTGAAGAAGAGCGAGCTGCATCTCCCTTAACCTGGAGTGACCAAGAGAGTGCTGAGCAATCCACAG AGAGAAAGCAGCAGCGCCGGTCTGTGCGAAGCCGTTCCGAGTCGGAGAAGAGTGTGGAACCAGTGCCAAAAAAGAAAGTGAAGAAAGAACAG GCTGAAGCAGCACCTCAAATGGATTTCAAAACAGGGTCACAAAAAG GTGCCAGTGAGATCTCAGACTCGTGTAAACCACTGAAGAAACGCAGCAGAGCATCTACTGATGTGGAGATGGCCAGCTCACTGTACAGAGACACTTCTGACTCTGACTCTAGAGGCCTCAATGATCCACAG ACTGGATTCGGGAAGCGCTCGGACAGTCCTGCTACAGTAGATGCTGATGGATCTGATGAGCAGTCTGTGGACTCAAGCCTGTCCCGTCAAGGAGGAAGTTCCTCAAAAAAGGACACAGTCTGCCAT GTCTGTGAAACATTCGGGGATTCTTTGGTGAGCTGTGAGGGAGACTGTAACAGGCTGTTTCATCCAGAGTGTATAGGATCTAACAGTGGAACAGATGGAGAACAACTGTGTCAGGAGTGTAAGACAG GTTCCCACCCTTGTTTCTCCTGCAAGGTCGAGGAGGGTGACATGAAGCGGTGCTCCGTGAACGCTTGTGGCCGCTATTACCACGAAACGTGTGCCCGCAAGTACACTGGCACCACCACCGATACTAGAGGCCTCCGCTGCCCTCAGCACAGCTGTGCCACATGCTGTCTCGACAGAGACCTTCACAAAGCTGGCAAAG GCCGTATGGTGCGATGTATCCGCTGTCCGGTGGCGTATCACACAGTAGACGGCTGTATGGCGGCTGGCAGTGTATTGATAACGCCCCACATCATCATATGTAGCAACCACTCCAGTTCCAGGAAGAATGGACACACTTCCTCACCTGTAAACGTAGGCTGGTGTTTCATCTGCGCTCGAG GAGGAAGACTGTTGTGTTGTGAGGCCTGTCCCGCCTCGTTCCACCCCGAGTGCTTGAACATGGAGATGCCAGAGGGGACGTGGCTGTGTGGGGAATGCCGAGCGGGCAAGAAGCCCCACTATAAGCAGATAGTCTGGGCCAAGCTGGGCAACTACAG GTGGTGGCCAGCTGAGATATGCAACCCTCGCCTGGTTCCCTCCAACATCCAGACCTTGAAGCATGACATTGGCGACTTTCCAGTCTTTTTCTTTGGCTCCCATGACTACTACTGGATAAACCAGGGCAGAGTTTTCCCGTATGTTGAGAGCGATAAGAACTTTGTAGAGGGACAACTTAGCAACAAGTCGTCATTTAAAAAAG GACTTGAGGAGGCAGCAAAAAGGTTCCATGAGTTAAAAGCACAGCGAGAAACTAAGGAGGCCCTCGAACAGGAGCGCAACTCTCGCAAACCCCCACCGTACAAACTTATCAAG TCCAATAAGCCAGTTGGGAAGGTGCAGGTGCACGTCGCTGACCTCTTAGAGATCCCACGCTGCAACTGCAAACCCACAGATGAGCGTCCGTGCAGCCAGGACTCTCAGTGCCTGAACCGCATGCTGCAGTATGAATGCCACCCGCAGGTCTGTCCTGCAGGTGACCGCTGCCACAACCAGTGCTTCTCCAAACGCCTCTACCCCGACACTGAGGTCATTAAGACCACCGGCCGAGGATGGGGCCTAAAGACCAAGCAGGACCTCAAAAAG GGTGATTTTGTCATGGAGTATGTTGGCGAACTGATTGACTCTGAAGAGTGCAAGCAACGAATAAGACATGCCAATGAGAACCATGTGACCAACTTTTACATGCTGACCCTCACAAAG GACCGTGTGATTGATGCTGGACCCAAAGGGAACTTGTCACGCTTTATGAACCACAGCTGCAGTCCAAACTGTGAGACTCAGAAGTGGACCATAAATGGAGATGTGCGGATAGGGCTCTTTACCTTGTGTGATATCACTGCTG ACACGGAGCTGACCTTTAATTACAACCTGGACTGTCTGGGTAATGGGAGGACATCATGCCACTGTGGATCTGAGAACTGTAGTGGTTTTCTTGGAGTCAAGCCCAAG AGTGCAGTGGTTATGGAGAGAGAAGAGAAGGTGCGCAATGCTAAGCTCAAGCCGAAGAAGCGTAAGCTGAAGATGGAGAGCAAACAGACCCATGAGTATTACTGCTACTGCTGTGGAGAAGGAGGAGAGCTGGTCATGTGTGACAAAAAGGATTGTCCGAAGGCCTACCATCTCCTCTGCCTCAACCTGACCAAACCTCCATACG
- the nsd3 gene encoding histone-lysine N-methyltransferase NSD3 isoform X1 — MDFSFSFMQGIMGNTIQQPPQLIDSANIRQEDVYEAISDPGDDGGQQNFESPLESGFPYPAEDLPVITNGYPTGVGTYEQQAKFALYSQFPNGSANGYGAIRNYGDHGLLLSEGTVLRPPVVQEKPPSHISPPPHPHHHHQPHHPPHHHHHHHHQQQQQQHQHHPQNPPLLPHHHHPPPASHLMPQVLPPPPPLLLPSSPPLLSPQESTISNPIVQSTNTPKKTSSPEIKIKIIKTYQNGRELFESSLCGDLLQEFQAGEASRRRHEQKKEKRKKRSSRHGAGQEEESQQPCKVEERLGMVQNSSQPNEGHVAFREEQPSSTLKSPKAELKVEKHFPSVITSTGSCQEYEIGDLVWAKVGTYPWWPCMVSSDPQSNVHIRLNKRGVKEYHVQFFGSVPERAWIHEKRTVVYKGESQFEELQAETLRKATNPTEKQKLLKPQSQKERAQWEVGVGHAEAALQMTREERNETYTFIYIDKEPGAAAAAVAPAADTVTSPRATSKNRPERKQRRSKGSAGAKEEHIPRRQQPRRQCSINSSGETSSPNQGEDDMDQEQPHSPAKPDPHPREPSPPPVRTPWKTAAARKLLPLSITMKKLNVEIIKCDWQLPKQKLDLPMKMDSEERPSDQVQSPEGSSDKAEAETCSSEEERAASPLTWSDQESAEQSTERKQQRRSVRSRSESEKSVEPVPKKKVKKEQAEAAPQMDFKTGSQKGASEISDSCKPLKKRSRASTDVEMASSLYRDTSDSDSRGLNDPQTGFGKRSDSPATVDADGSDEQSVDSSLSRQGGSSSKKDTVCHVCETFGDSLVSCEGDCNRLFHPECIGSNSGTDGEQLCQECKTGSHPCFSCKVEEGDMKRCSVNACGRYYHETCARKYTGTTTDTRGLRCPQHSCATCCLDRDLHKAGKGRMVRCIRCPVAYHTVDGCMAAGSVLITPHIIICSNHSSSRKNGHTSSPVNVGWCFICARGLLVHDHTDTILSSYTFKSHYLLTESNRAELMKLPMIPSSSSATKKNIGKGGRLLCCEACPASFHPECLNMEMPEGTWLCGECRAGKKPHYKQIVWAKLGNYRWWPAEICNPRLVPSNIQTLKHDIGDFPVFFFGSHDYYWINQGRVFPYVESDKNFVEGQLSNKSSFKKGLEEAAKRFHELKAQRETKEALEQERNSRKPPPYKLIKSNKPVGKVQVHVADLLEIPRCNCKPTDERPCSQDSQCLNRMLQYECHPQVCPAGDRCHNQCFSKRLYPDTEVIKTTGRGWGLKTKQDLKKGDFVMEYVGELIDSEECKQRIRHANENHVTNFYMLTLTKDRVIDAGPKGNLSRFMNHSCSPNCETQKWTINGDVRIGLFTLCDITADTELTFNYNLDCLGNGRTSCHCGSENCSGFLGVKPKSAVVMEREEKVRNAKLKPKKRKLKMESKQTHEYYCYCCGEGGELVMCDKKDCPKAYHLLCLNLTKPPYGRWECPWHQCSMCQRAAFSSCHFCPASFCREHERGQLVVSALDNRPCCSNHDPQRPLGPQVSPSQVAVKKELLEEGDGNEEEEEEEDDDDDEEGEGE, encoded by the exons ATGGATTTCTCCTTCTCTTTCATGCAAGGGATCATGGGAAACACAATTCAGCAACCCCCTCAGCTTATTGACTCCGCTAACATCAGACAGGAGGATGTCTATGAAGCCATCAGTGACCCAGGAGATGATGGAGGACAGCAAAACTTTGAGTCTCCTTTGGAGTCAGGATTTCCTTACCCTGCTGAAGACCTCCCAGTCATTACAAACGGCTACCCGACAGGCGTAGGTACCTATGAGCAACAGGCCAAGTTTGCCTTGTACTCTCAGTTCCCTAACGGCTCAGCTAATGGCTACGGTGCCATACGAAACTATGGGGATCATGGTTTACTGCTTAGTGAAGGCACTGTATTGAGACCACCAGTGGTCCAGGAGAAGCCTCCAAGCCACATCTCACCTCCACCTCATCCCCATCATCACCACCAGCCTCATCATCCTCCTCACCAtcatcaccaccaccaccatcagcagcagcagcagcaacaccAACACCATCCACAAAACCCACCACTGTTACCTCACCACCATCATCCACCTCCTGCTTCTCATCTAATGCCTCAAGTCTTGCCACCCCCTCCTCCATTGCTTTTGCCCTCTTCACCGCCCCTCCTTTCACCTCAAGAAAGCACCATCTCCAACCCCATTGTGCAATCCACCAACACTCCCAAAAAGACCAGCTCCCCAGAGATCAAAATAAAGATCATTAAGACCTACCAGAACGGCAGGGAGCTGTTCGAGTCCTCACTGTGCGGGGATCTGCTTCAAGAGTTTCAGGCCGGCGAGGCTTCCAGAAGAAGACATGAGCAGAAGAaggaaaagaggaaaaagaGAAGCAGCAGACATGGTGCTGGTCAAGAAGAGGAGAGCCAGCAGCCATGCAAAGTGGAGGAGCGTTTAGGGATGGTTCAAAACTCCTCACAGCCCAACGAAGGTCATGTCGCATTCAGAGAAGAGCAACCTTCTTCGACCCTCAAAAGCCCCAAAGCGGAACTGAAA GTTGAAAAGCACTTTCCTTCGGTCATCACTAGCACCGGCTCTTGTCAAGAGTATGAGATTGGTGACTTGGTGTGGGCTAAGGTTGGGACGTATCCTTGGTGGCCGTGCATGGTGTCATCAGACCCTCAGTCAAATGTTCATATACGACTTAATAAAAGAG GTGTTAAGGAATACCACGTGCAGTTCTTCGGGAGTGTCCCTGAGAGGGCTTGGATCCATGAGAAGAGAACTGTGGTGTACAAGGGTGAGAGCCAGTTCGAGGAGTTGCAAGCAGAAACACTCCGGAAAGCAACCAACCCAACTGAGAAACAAAAG TTGCTGAAGCCTCAGTCCCAGAAGGAGCGTGCCCAATGGGAAGTGGGTGTGGGTCACGCAGAAGCCGCTCTGCAGATGACACGAGAAGAACGCAACGAGACCTACACCTTCATCTACATTGACAAGGAACCcggtgctgctgctgctgctgttgctcCTGCTGCCGACACTGTGACCTCACCTAGGGCGACTAGTAAAAACCGCCCCGAACGCAAGCAGAGACGCTCTAAAGGCAGTGCTGGAGCGAAAGAAGAGCACATACCTCGTCGGCAGCAGCCACGGAGGCAGTGCAGCATCAATAGTAGTGGAGAAACATCATCTCCCAATCAGGGAGAGGATGATATGGACCAAGAGCAACCCCACAGCCCCGCAAAACCTGACCCCCACCCCAGGGAACCCTCCCCACCTCCAGTCAGGACACCCTGGAAGACCGCTGCAGCTCGCAAGCTCCTCCCACTCTCCATTACTATGAAGAAACTAAACGTGGAGATCATCAAATGCGACTGGCAGCTCCCAAAGCAAAAGTTGGACTTACCTATGAAGATGGACAGTGAGGAGAGACCCAGCGATCAGGTTCAGTCACCTGAG GGCTCCAGTGATAAGGCAGAGGCAGAGACGTGTTCCAGTGAAGAAGAGCGAGCTGCATCTCCCTTAACCTGGAGTGACCAAGAGAGTGCTGAGCAATCCACAG AGAGAAAGCAGCAGCGCCGGTCTGTGCGAAGCCGTTCCGAGTCGGAGAAGAGTGTGGAACCAGTGCCAAAAAAGAAAGTGAAGAAAGAACAG GCTGAAGCAGCACCTCAAATGGATTTCAAAACAGGGTCACAAAAAG GTGCCAGTGAGATCTCAGACTCGTGTAAACCACTGAAGAAACGCAGCAGAGCATCTACTGATGTGGAGATGGCCAGCTCACTGTACAGAGACACTTCTGACTCTGACTCTAGAGGCCTCAATGATCCACAG ACTGGATTCGGGAAGCGCTCGGACAGTCCTGCTACAGTAGATGCTGATGGATCTGATGAGCAGTCTGTGGACTCAAGCCTGTCCCGTCAAGGAGGAAGTTCCTCAAAAAAGGACACAGTCTGCCAT GTCTGTGAAACATTCGGGGATTCTTTGGTGAGCTGTGAGGGAGACTGTAACAGGCTGTTTCATCCAGAGTGTATAGGATCTAACAGTGGAACAGATGGAGAACAACTGTGTCAGGAGTGTAAGACAG GTTCCCACCCTTGTTTCTCCTGCAAGGTCGAGGAGGGTGACATGAAGCGGTGCTCCGTGAACGCTTGTGGCCGCTATTACCACGAAACGTGTGCCCGCAAGTACACTGGCACCACCACCGATACTAGAGGCCTCCGCTGCCCTCAGCACAGCTGTGCCACATGCTGTCTCGACAGAGACCTTCACAAAGCTGGCAAAG GCCGTATGGTGCGATGTATCCGCTGTCCGGTGGCGTATCACACAGTAGACGGCTGTATGGCGGCTGGCAGTGTATTGATAACGCCCCACATCATCATATGTAGCAACCACTCCAGTTCCAGGAAGAATGGACACACTTCCTCACCTGTAAACGTAGGCTGGTGTTTCATCTGCGCTCGAG GGCTTTTAGTGCACGACCATACTGACACCATATTAAGTTCATATACCTTTAAGTCGCACTACCTTCTGACTGAGTCAAATCGTGCTGAGTTGATGAAATTACCTATGATTCCTTCTTCTTCGTCAGCTACCAAAAAGAATATTGGGAAAG GAGGAAGACTGTTGTGTTGTGAGGCCTGTCCCGCCTCGTTCCACCCCGAGTGCTTGAACATGGAGATGCCAGAGGGGACGTGGCTGTGTGGGGAATGCCGAGCGGGCAAGAAGCCCCACTATAAGCAGATAGTCTGGGCCAAGCTGGGCAACTACAG GTGGTGGCCAGCTGAGATATGCAACCCTCGCCTGGTTCCCTCCAACATCCAGACCTTGAAGCATGACATTGGCGACTTTCCAGTCTTTTTCTTTGGCTCCCATGACTACTACTGGATAAACCAGGGCAGAGTTTTCCCGTATGTTGAGAGCGATAAGAACTTTGTAGAGGGACAACTTAGCAACAAGTCGTCATTTAAAAAAG GACTTGAGGAGGCAGCAAAAAGGTTCCATGAGTTAAAAGCACAGCGAGAAACTAAGGAGGCCCTCGAACAGGAGCGCAACTCTCGCAAACCCCCACCGTACAAACTTATCAAG TCCAATAAGCCAGTTGGGAAGGTGCAGGTGCACGTCGCTGACCTCTTAGAGATCCCACGCTGCAACTGCAAACCCACAGATGAGCGTCCGTGCAGCCAGGACTCTCAGTGCCTGAACCGCATGCTGCAGTATGAATGCCACCCGCAGGTCTGTCCTGCAGGTGACCGCTGCCACAACCAGTGCTTCTCCAAACGCCTCTACCCCGACACTGAGGTCATTAAGACCACCGGCCGAGGATGGGGCCTAAAGACCAAGCAGGACCTCAAAAAG GGTGATTTTGTCATGGAGTATGTTGGCGAACTGATTGACTCTGAAGAGTGCAAGCAACGAATAAGACATGCCAATGAGAACCATGTGACCAACTTTTACATGCTGACCCTCACAAAG GACCGTGTGATTGATGCTGGACCCAAAGGGAACTTGTCACGCTTTATGAACCACAGCTGCAGTCCAAACTGTGAGACTCAGAAGTGGACCATAAATGGAGATGTGCGGATAGGGCTCTTTACCTTGTGTGATATCACTGCTG ACACGGAGCTGACCTTTAATTACAACCTGGACTGTCTGGGTAATGGGAGGACATCATGCCACTGTGGATCTGAGAACTGTAGTGGTTTTCTTGGAGTCAAGCCCAAG AGTGCAGTGGTTATGGAGAGAGAAGAGAAGGTGCGCAATGCTAAGCTCAAGCCGAAGAAGCGTAAGCTGAAGATGGAGAGCAAACAGACCCATGAGTATTACTGCTACTGCTGTGGAGAAGGAGGAGAGCTGGTCATGTGTGACAAAAAGGATTGTCCGAAGGCCTACCATCTCCTCTGCCTCAACCTGACCAAACCTCCATACG